The genome window CTTTAATTATCTATTCCTAAAACGTTAATCTTTTCTCAAATCCTTTATTCCTTGTTGGAAGAAGCATAGAGACCGATGCAGGCACCGAGGAAGCCGCCGCTCTTCTGGGTGCTCAGGTTAGAGGCATCTACACCCTTGGCAAGAAGCTGCCAGTTGCCGCCTTCTTCAGCATAATAGAAATCATAATATCTGTCATGACCTTCTACCTTCAGCTTCAGCTTACCTCCCTTGATAGGAGCAGAGGCGATCGTTACGTTGTTCTTCTCGGCACGGGTCAGGGTAATCATCAGCTTGCCATTCTTCATGGTCTTACCCAATACGAAGTTGTGGTCTTCCTTCTGGAGAAGTGCCAAGCCTGCGATATCCTTGTCGTTGCGAGGAGTAAAGTTGATTTCTGTCTCAGCTGTGAAGGTGCCGTGCTGCTGACGTGCCCAGATGGCAGACATCGGCTCACGCTTGTAGATATTGCCTGGCAGGAGATTGAACTTCAATTTGCCGTTTTCTACCTTGTAACAGTCAACGAAGTCACGGAGGAACATCCAGCGTGGATTCAACTCCTTCAGACCCGCCTTATTGTTATCTGCTTCGAAGTTATCCACATAAGAGAAATTGCCTGAGAACTCATTCTTTGCGGCAGGCTTCAAACCTGCCTTCTCTCCAACGGTAGAGATAGGAGTATTCTTGGCAAGAATCTCTGGCCATCCATTCTTCCAGGTTACAGGCAGGAGATAAGTATCGCGACCTGTGTTGTACATATCCTCTTCATAAGGACGGCAAGCCAGGAATACAGCCCACCAGTTACCCTTGCCATCTTCTACGATGTCGGCATGACCAGCACTTGATACTGGGTCCTTGCGGTTAGGGTCGAGACCGGTACGCTGGGTAAGAATAGGGTTGTTAGGGCATTCCTCCCATGGTCCCATCGGATTCTTGGCACGCAGGATAACCTCGCTGTGCCATCCGCCTGTACCACCTTCGGCGCACATCAGATAATAGAACTTGCCCTTCTTGAAGAGGTGAGGACCCTCAATCCAGATAGGACGCGCCTCTACATGGGTTCCGCCACGCAGAATCTCCTTGAAGTCACCCTTGATACTGTCGCCCTTCACGTCGAATTCGAAACAGCGGATAGAGCGCTGACCTTCGTAATCGGCACCGCCAACTACCGGACCGTTGTGAACGATGTAGCCCTTGCCGTTGTCATCGAAGAAGAAGCTAGGGTCGATGCCGTCAATCTTATTCAGATAGATAGGCTCGCTCCAGCCTTTGGAAGGATCTTTTGATTTCACAAAGAAGTTGCCGGCTCCCACATTGGTGGTAATCATATAGAAAGTCTTGTTCTTCTTGTTATAGCTGATGGCTGGTGCGAAGATACCGCCTGATACGTGCTGACCCTTCAATGGAACCTGTGATTGGCGGGTGAGCACATGACCGGCTGGCTGCCAGTTGACCAGGTCTTTACTGGTTGAGAGAGGTACACCTGGGAAGAAGGTAAACGAAGAGTTTACCAGATAGTAGGTGTCGCCTACGCGACAGAGTGATGGGTCTGGATAGAAACCAGCCAGTACCGGGTTGTAATACTGGTGAGTCTTGTCAATTTCAACATTGAAGCGAGCGTCATTTCCCGCATACTTGAAATAGTCAAACTCAGCTGTCTGCGCCTGTGCAGCGGCTGCAAGCGTCAGGGAAAGCGATAAGATTGCAATTTTCTTCATTTTATTATTGGGTTTAAAATTACAGAATGAGTATCTGAACTCATGGCTGAAACATGTATTCAGAATTCTGCTGCAAAGTTACCGCTTTCCTTTTAAATATACCCCCACAGAA of Segatella copri contains these proteins:
- a CDS encoding glycoside hydrolase family 43 protein, encoding MKKIAILSLSLTLAAAAQAQTAEFDYFKYAGNDARFNVEIDKTHQYYNPVLAGFYPDPSLCRVGDTYYLVNSSFTFFPGVPLSTSKDLVNWQPAGHVLTRQSQVPLKGQHVSGGIFAPAISYNKKNKTFYMITTNVGAGNFFVKSKDPSKGWSEPIYLNKIDGIDPSFFFDDNGKGYIVHNGPVVGGADYEGQRSIRCFEFDVKGDSIKGDFKEILRGGTHVEARPIWIEGPHLFKKGKFYYLMCAEGGTGGWHSEVILRAKNPMGPWEECPNNPILTQRTGLDPNRKDPVSSAGHADIVEDGKGNWWAVFLACRPYEEDMYNTGRDTYLLPVTWKNGWPEILAKNTPISTVGEKAGLKPAAKNEFSGNFSYVDNFEADNNKAGLKELNPRWMFLRDFVDCYKVENGKLKFNLLPGNIYKREPMSAIWARQQHGTFTAETEINFTPRNDKDIAGLALLQKEDHNFVLGKTMKNGKLMITLTRAEKNNVTIASAPIKGGKLKLKVEGHDRYYDFYYAEEGGNWQLLAKGVDASNLSTQKSGGFLGACIGLYASSNKE